gggggttGAAAACTTTTGAACCGAGTGgagatttttcttattttgcctaaatatcttttttttttttttctttttttttttttagtactgccattcagaagctacagaagatacttacatgtacttacttttattaaaattaaaacacaagtACAACAAACTCAACACCTGACATTTTTTCTTAAGCTATAGAAATGTTTTGCCAACTTATTTGGATTTACTGTGAATGacagacttttttaaagaaattcaaacacttgtgtaatattaacaataaaataaagatatgatGTTTGAAGTACCTTATCTGGTTGGAGGCAGCAGGAAACGCAGTACTCGTAGACGCTACAACAGCCATTGGCCAGACAGCTCTTACAGACATACTGGCTTGAGCTGGGAGCATTAACATTACAACATCCATTCACCAATAAATCTTTCCTCTCACACACATAACCTGCAGAGAAAGAAAAGTGaacatacacaaaaacaacagtttGAGTTGCAAATTAAAGCATTGAAACTGCatgtcaattttgagattttaggctattttgtttacataactaATAGTGGAAAGACAGCTAAAGTACACATTTaagtacacatttaaaatataattttgttacaCGCATGTGTAGATTTCAAATACAATATACATCTTTAAAagccatttatcatttatctttaaaaccaaaatgcgttcatgtcttaggacaactttgatgaactttttttgatccacttcaaatgttgaccactatatattaaacattttatccCCATCACTTACCCAGTTCATCCGTGAGAAGGATCTTTCCCTGAATGGAGTTTCTGCACTGAGAGATCTGCCTGCTGCTGTTGCCCAGGAGGAACTTGACCTTCCACTGTATGTGAGGATCCCTCACCTCCAGGAGGTTCCGATCATGGATGGTTCGCTCCTCCTGTACACAATACgccacaaacaaaaatatcattcCTTTGGCATTATACATGTATGCTTCATTACCTCTCAGGAGTGGTGTTGAGCTGAGCTACTTCAGGAGCCTGGTGAGAACAAATCATGCACAAATAGCACCACATCAGTATTCATTCAGTGTATTATTTGTATCATCAGTCTGATTAGAACAATGTCAGGGAATagagcacttaaaaaaaaaaaatgtaaacagttaaATGATGTTTTCATAGTGGATGTGTAATTGGGATGAAATATTCAACAGTCAAAAGACtgtaataattaagattttttaaatgtttttgaatgacatctcttatgctcaccaaggctgtatttatttgatcacaaatacaataaaacggtaatattgtggaatattataattttaagtaactcttttctttttgaa
The sequence above is drawn from the Cyprinus carpio isolate SPL01 chromosome B5, ASM1834038v1, whole genome shotgun sequence genome and encodes:
- the spring1 gene encoding SREBP regulating gene protein; the encoded protein is MYNAKGMIFLFVAYCVQEERTIHDRNLLEVRDPHIQWKVKFLLGNSSRQISQCRNSIQGKILLTDELGYVCERKDLLVNGCCNVNAPSSSQYVCKSCLANGCCSVYEYCVSCCLQPDKQPLLERFLNQAAISFQNLFTSVEDHFELCLAKCRTSSQSVQHENTYRNSQAKYCYGESPPELLPI